GAAATGGGAATTGAGGAATATGAGGAAGAGTTGTGTTGTGCTGTTGAGGCAATTCAGGGTTGCCGCTCTAAGTTTGAGTGCTGAGGCCAGTTTGAGGGCTGTGAAGTTGGCCCAGGCATGGAAAGAGAAGTTGGTGGGTGATGATAACAACGTGTTTGAAGCTTTGGGGCTTTTGCATTTGATTGCTTCATTTGGTTTGGTGTCTGAATTCAGCTGGGATGAGCTTGTTGACTTTTCGGTCGTGGCCCCCGCCAATGAGGATTTCCCAGAGCTGTGCCGGGCGATCGGGTTGACAGAGAAAGTTCCCGGTAAGGATGTTGGCTTTTGTATGAGTTGATGGTGTTTGACATTTTAATTGCTTGGAGCATGATGTGATTGATGTGTTGTTGTTGGAGTTTGgtgttttaaaatagttgtgCGTTAGAATATATATTGAAAGATAAATGATTATTGGATATTAGTTTTGCACACACATATCACTTAGGGTTATTAGAACAGTTGTGTATTGATGaatgataaagaaattaatgGTAGATAGAGTTATGCACTTGCTTTGTATGTGCAAGTAGTATGACTTGAATAGAAAAGGGGGTCTTGTTTAACCTTTGTCTTCTGTTTTGAAGATTATACCAAAGAAATGGTTAAAACAGGAAGCAATGTGTAATCAGAAAATATGGTAAAAACAATGTcattattagtttaaaatttaaagtgtaCGGGAATGAACATGGAAAAAAAAGGACACTGTAGGTGTTATTTTAACCACTGTACCACtgagatttattttcaatgGGAATAACTATAGCTTCCTTCTCCAAATGGTCTTGGTATCCTTGACTTAGGAACCACATCTGCAGTGATGCAGAACAAGACAAGTAATTTTTCTAGTTGAGTTTTACAATTGTAATGGTAGGAGTACCAGAAAAAGGAAGAACAGGTCCTGCAAAATCCATTTCTAGTGCACAAAACATGCTGCTAAAGGGAGAAATGGAGAACCAAAATGTGCCCAACTTCAAGTAGATTGAAACCAAGAATTAAGGGCAGAGATGTCCCCAGAAGATGGTGATGAAGCTGGTGGAGATGGTTGGTTGAGATTCCGACAAGTGGAGGGTGGTGTGTGAGATTCATGTGTGTGGCAGATTGCTGGATAAAACCTGAGTGTGAGAGAGCGTACCTGAGTATTTGGCCATGCAACTTCTTGAATTGGGTTACGCTCCTTGAGGCACACCTGACCTTAGGTTCCcttgagaaaattgtgattgATGGTGGCAGTGGTGCATAGTGGCCAGACAGGTAACGAAGAAGATGTAATGCAGGATCTTACCTGCTCTAGTACCAACTAGATACATCCAAAAAGGAAGCTTTATAAAAgctattcaataaataataaaaattagttaacaaTGTGCAACCGTTGACATAGTTCACAAGAGGTTCTGTGTAGTTTACCTCCCTTCCTTTATGGTGAATAAGATGGCTGACTTGGTTAATCATTGAAAATTGGAATCTTCCACTAACAGTGACAGTTTACAGTGTTGGCAAGGTTTAGTGATGATCCAGGGAAAGTTTCCATTACTCTCTCCCTGATGATGAAAAATGATGTCTAGTTAATGTATAAAAGGACAAAAGAAGAgtaaaaatccaaaattaagcatcatttgttttctttcggCATGAATCAGTTTTTTTCCCGTTTGGAGTATGGTTATCGAACTACTGTTCCTTTTCAAGTTGACTAGGTAGTAGAATCATTTTATAGTAAACTCAGTGGGCTCATGGTGAACTCGGATGAACTCAGCCAACTAGCGAGTTTAGGACCGAGCTGGCAAGTTCAGCTATGGGCTGCTTTCTTTAAATGAAACATCCCTGTCTTTGTCGTTTGGCTTGCAGaaataggaaaaaggagaagatcTGCAGTAAGGGTTTTCCATTATTGCTTTTCACGACTTCCCTTCAGTTCATTATTCTTTTCGTATCTCCTTTTCCATTCGTGATGCCCATCACCACATCCCCTTCTTCAGTGTTCTTCATCTGTGAATTGGATTTGATCATTTACTCGCTTTGattttcctttgtttcttcCCTACTGCGGTTCAGTTTTTTTGTTCATTCCTCACTTcaatttcttcttcctcacTATGATTATTCTTCTATTGTTGGTCTTTGGAATTTATCAGCAATTGCTAACTGTTGCTCCTTGGACATAATTTCAGCTTCCTGGGACTGACTTTAGTTGCATTGCATCTCCCTAGAAGTTAACTGATAAAACTAGTATTCAATGAAGAGGAAAAACACACTCTTCTTGTCAATCTTTATTGCTATACCCAGATCCATTTCTTGCCACTGCAGTAGGAATAGACGAGAGTCTGAAAGAATTACAATTCTTTTATCTACTGAGGTTACACAGAGAACCTCACTCTCCACACTCCGATTCCAAAgtcccccccccccccaccacagaaaaagaaaaaaaattgtcactgAACTATTTAAATAGTTCAGATACAGCTGGCACACCACCTTACTTTCTATTGTTTGTACTTTGGATCATAGTTTTGGTTGAACATACTGCTTGTCCTTTCCCAAATTTCAGAAAATGAATTTGTGGAAAAAATGCTTTGTTATTCTAATTTGTATAGTTTGAACTTATTTAGAACTATCCACTGCTAGTTACTTTACTGTTGATGTTTATTAGTTTGTTTTATTATGGAATTAAAACGTtgaattattatgttttttataggTATTTTATTATGAAGTAAAGTCTCCCATTGTTGAGTTTATGAAGCTCCCATGAGTTTACTTAAACTCTCAAGTTTGATAACTTTGATTTGAAGAACAATAaacttgtgtgtgtgtgtgtgtgtgtacatatacatatgtatattgGAGACATACAGGCTTAATTTATGGTGTTACCCTCTTATGTAGTTTCATTGGTAAGGCTATACTTGTGTTTTGCAGATATTGTTCAGAAACTTATAGATAAGGACAAACATATCCCAGCTGTCAAGTATATTCTCGAGTTTAATCTTGCTGATCAGATTCCACCTGTTCCTGTTTTGGAAGCTGCTGTGGATGAAGCTAAGAAACTTGCTAGAAAACTTTCCGAAGAAGGAAATTCATCTGTAAGTGTGTCACCTTGTCAATGCATGTGTCCTAAAATAAAACTCTATATTTATTGAGGTATGTTTGCAGAGTGAGAGTACTGCTAGAGAAATTCATACACTGAAATTGGTGATCAAGATTATTGAGAATTATAAGCTTGAATCTGAACACCTACGAGCCACCGTTGAGCAGCGTATAGAGCAATTAAAGAGGCAGAAGACAAATAATAAACGATCTACTGCAGCACCTGCTTCAAAACCTCAGCATAAGCAGCAGCAGCAACAGCAAAAGAGGAATATGCAAAAGCAGCAGCAGCCTAGGATCAAGCATCCTCGTGCATCTGctccaattgttcctgcagctGTCCTCAAGAATGTCAATTCAGCAATGCACCATTACCAGCAACCTCGTGTCCATCCATCAGGTTTGTTTCCAGAGCATCCAAATCCCTATAGGAGCTCGTCAGCCATGCCATTTGGCATGATGGCTTCTACCCCAAAATTTCTTCCATATGCAGGTCCTTCAGCCGGATCTTATTATGGCCATGATGGTGTCCCAATGGGTCCCCGTGGCAACCCCAATGTAAGTGGTTCTCATCTAAGCTCATCAGAGCCACATGTGCCAACTGGTGGTTATTATGATAGAACCTCAACCTTTGGTGGTATTGGTCTGCAACATCATTACCAAGCATCTTATTACCCTCAATAGATCAATAAATCAGTTATTTTGTCAGTACTGAACTGGAGGGTTGATATTCAAGGTTTTACACCCAGACTGTTTAGTCGTCACATGCTAGTCTGCGACTTTGCTTCATTGACATAGGGCACAAGTAGATTCTGTAATTAAGAATTGTGAGGGAATGTCCAGTGTCACAGTTTTTTATTGCTCGAATCACTCTGTAATTGTATGTATAGAATTTACTTCTAGGTTAATCATGGTCATGCGCCCATGGATCTTCTCATTCTCTCTAGCTCACCATTCCCTAGGCTTTGTTGTTTATAAGTAATGGGAATTGACTGGATCTGGAGAGCTAACATTCTCTGGAATAGAATTTTAATGTTTCAAATGAGAATGGTGATTTGTTAAACAAGTCTACTGTTGTTCTTATGATTATAGTGGTGTGTGTTTGGCAACATTAAATCGTATCTTACCAGTATTAGGTAGGTCTGTTACATGTGTTAGTCATCAATGGGTTTTATGAACTATCAAATTtccattaaatttatattgaacaaagtcttctattaaatatttttttcgtaTTGTCTCAAATGTTCTACAATTGTAATTGATATTCTATTTGTTccatatataaaagattaaaaaaaggtTTTACATTGGCTCTTGGCAACTGCCCAGTGCCTAATTCAACCCTGCTCTTTCTTATCCATACATGAAATGGGGGGCATCATATTTATAGGCTTTTATTAATGTTGTCACAAATGTAAACTCGATGAAAGTATGTAAACTCGATGAAAGTACCGTTCTATCCTGTGTTTTAAAACTAGGCCTAAACCGATCGGTATCGGAAGCTGAATTCTACTGACTCAGAAACTCATTCCACTGCGCTTTGATGTCACCAAACCTAATATAACCCTGGAACATGAAACTGGGCGGAGCATTTTATCATTGTTCAGAAAACCTGAGGCAGCTGGTTGAAAACTTGCCACTAAGACCATAATATAGTACTTGGATAATTGCTGCGAAGAGTGCTATCTGCATggacatattttaattattaattattttgctAATTCAGAAATTCATGGAATTCAACTGGAGTGTCTAAATCGATCAGTAACTCAGTGACCCTATAACTTGAAGGTCTACCATTAGGCTTTTTGGGAAATTCTATTGATTCATAAAGCATTATCCAAATTGGATGACCAAGGCCAGATGTATCTTGTAATTTTTCTGTGCTTGTATTTCTACAAGATTTGTACGTAGTGTTGTGCAGTTAGTCACCTCtggtttctttgtttttctctgTTTTGGTCATTTGATAGTTTTGTTGCTCgtttataaaattcaaagtcAATTTTACATTGTATataattgcatttttattttaattttttatacatctATTCAATTCATAACATTTTAGGTTGAAGGGTACCTGTTATTTGTTATGTATTATGGTTTGTACTGTATAGACGACCAAGTCTCATTTAATTGTTGGTATCATATATGAATTTATGAGTTGTTTTTGtgattaaaactatttttaattgaggCCATATAATGCTTTTGTAATGTGGCAGATGAATTGATGTTAGTTGTCTTCAATGCTCTGGGGATATGTGGTTGGATCACGATATGCATgctgtttttatatttttgggtAAAGCACGTTGTGCATGTTTTGGTCTATAATGTTTGAACTCTTTTTTCTTGTGAAAAGAAGCCCAAATTGGGACGTGTGTGGGTTCCCATGTCTATCTAGGTTGATAAGAATGATTATGATTATTTGTCAAAGTTGgtaatgatatttattttctgGAGTTTAATTGCTGTGCACTTTcagttttaaaaagttttaaactgtcaaactaattataaaattattattatgactGTAGAAGTATTTATTGTATAAGCAATATAATTgacatatatgaaaatttgtgaTTGGTGGCCTGTTTGgatatacatttttatatggcttcttgaagaaaaattgaaataactTTATTTGTATGTTAAAATTAGCTTATACACAAACTAATGTGTATAAGTTATAAGATAGTTTTAACTAACAgataatttcatttcattttcttcctttcttagTTTATCTTAGCATACCTTAAATAATTGTGTAACAGTTCTTTACATTATGTGCATAAATCATTTACTATTTTCCATAAGAATACTACAATGGTGTTGTTATCAATATCAGCACAAGTTGTTTGTGTTAGTACTGTAGTGAAGTTATAATCATTTGAGGAGCTTCTAACTAGAGGAAGTTACTACtagatatattaaaagataGATATGGCTTGAGTTTTTCACTGCTCAACAAAGTTAATGTATTGGAGAAACATGTTACTGTTCTGCCTATGAAGTGATTTTTTACCAACGAAAGGATTTGTAAGTATTACTACTTCTTGTTGTATAGATTGTGCCTCTCACCTTTTCAAAATCCCCATAACCCTTTTGCATGATGGTTTGGCTGTGGAAATGGTTATTCTGCATGACTATTATGACATGTTCTGAATGTGTTCAACAAAAATTTTGTTCCTGATAGCTGATAATTCCATTCATTCACAAGAAAATAGACAATCCAtccataaaaaattgaattgctTAGCACCAACTTGTAGTAACTGGATCTATTGGGATAGACAGGGGAAATTAATTGCATCTGAGATATGAGTTGTTTGTACAAGACACATGATATCATTTCTATCTTAAAATCTTTAAGAGTTGATATATATGAGTTTTGtcttttttatataactttttacttttagtcaatctaaaatttttcattcatatctaAATTCTAGATTCCTGATGTAAGTGCATTGTTTCACCACATTTGAAAGTCACTTGTTTATGCATTTGGTGTGATTAGACAATACACTACAATTCACTGTGACAGCATATGACAGTAAACTAAGCATTCATGATATCTGAAAAATGTATTGGGACCAAGCATGCATTCATGGCAACAATCTTCCTTAACACTCAATACATAGAGAGAGGCAtacaattatgaaagaaaatttgACTAATGACTTATCTACAATGTTTCACTCTATTAATAATGTAATTGCTTGCCATGTTAGTGGATCAGATCACATCTAAAACTCATCCTCTTCGATAAAGGAAGAATGTTGAGTCCTtctgaaatttatttaataagaaaagatgGGCTGATATATTCATCGGCAACATTATTGAGTTTTTGAAATTCAGTTTCACCTAACTGGCTCAAGATGATTAaactattattaaaatgtttatgaTATTCATGAttagattttcaaatttaaatgtaatttttgtttatttgttgaTTAGATTTTTGTTATAGTTTAGTTTACCTCAAGTCTAGATCAGTTCATGCCTATGCTTTATACATGATTGGTCAAGCTTATTTTTCAAGATTATTTAGccagaaaatttaaattttgggtCATTCAAGAAGCAAAAAGGTTTAACACGTTAACTTATTCAAGTGTAAACATAGATGGCATGTTATAATGATGTTATTAGTAATgacaacaataatattttataatgtaatagctttaaaaaaacataagacGTTCAGCCTCAACCTAAACTTGAACCTAAATGAGGTAATATTATTCAGTTTAAAGATAATTTGTTTTGATATAATATATTACGAGTTTAAATTTATgtcaaattaaaattaggaaaacgcattttaaagtaatgaaaaaaaaagaagtaaaatcaCTTGCTTTAATATAGAATAATTTAAGCAAGTTaatgagaataataataactttttaaaaatatcttttttgaGATGAAACATCAATAAATTCAGGTGTAGATTCACGAGTGTCACattaagtgaaaataaataaagtaaacaatatataaagagaaaattttcacaaatttatTGTTTCTAAGGTTTTCGACAAAATGTGAAGTCAAATCTCTCATATATAACTTAATTAACGAGAGTTGTTAAATCTCTCAAATTCCTTAATAATATGgtcataaaaagaaatataagattatataaatttattatgtttaactATATGAAATAAGtatcttaattttattgatcTTACATATTCAGTGCACTGATGCTTTTAAAAGAAGACAAATAGAAGATAGTGTAGCACTCACATGATGAATAATTCATGctttaagtttattaaatacCAATAAAGAAAAGACTCGAGGAACAATGGAAGCAACAACTTTATATGGataaaagtttgaatttatcATGCACTGATTGTGACATCttttaatattagtataattcATTAAGTAAGATAAAACATATCCATTAAAAATGGGAAttgaatttattctttaaatgtCGAGTtcgaataataaaaaaaatatgaattttagaaaaaaaatcattaaaagtaataatatttttatgaccAAAACtaatcattaataaaacaaatataaaaaaatagtaatatacaAAAgtggaaaaggaaaattaaagtATTCTCTACCACTTCTAAAGTCCTAGATTTTTGGGTTGTTTTATCTTTGCCTAATCATAATAATAAGTAcacttttttccatttttttttctttaggtaacatagcttaccctttcttagACCATGTTTTATTAAAGCCTATAAACCCTATATCATAAATTATCCACAAAATATCTTCTTAACCACTTTTAACaactttctattttcttcatcATCAATAAATAGGTAACTGAGAAGAGTGATAAAGCCAGCATATTAACTCATTCTCTTTGTCATTTGTGTATGCCATATCCATGGAAACTCAGAACATTCTCATTATTTATTGTGACTAAAGGTTGAAAATATCCAAATTTGTGAGGGTCAAAAATTACCTCATTTAgaagcaaaaaataaataaaaattggagTCAATGTCCAAAGTcataacttcattttttttactttctaaaCCCCACCAAAAGTATCACTTTGTGACCTAGTTTTTCGTTCACCACTTGCAACTTCATTATTCACAATAACATAGCTTGCATGATGTGATTTATAATCCAAAGACCAAAGTTGACATAACTTACACAACCAATCTGAATATAATATGAACAAACTACTAATTTGGTCCtctaaatgttatttttattgttaagtggaatttaaactaatgaaattgtttgattaatTCTTCCATTATGCAGAATTCACTAGGCtatttgaaatgttttgtagTTTTTGGAGGATTacttgtacttttttttttctttttgtactttAAAGACTACTTAGAGTATAAAATAACTTGGATGTTGAAATATTAGCTGATTTTGTAACATTATAACTATTGTTTAACGActatttgttaagtttattcgacgttttaattgtatttcatgataatatttgagtacattacactgtttgacatatCTTCGCTTCAATGTAAATTGacaaatgaatttaaaaaatcaaataaacttaataaaatttggttaaaaagacaaATATACGTAATTCTAACGTTGGTAAATAAATTtagtcaaagtttcaaaaagatACTAATTTCAAggttaaataacaaaaatatatttaatccattatttttcaatgaaattgagaatttattaaaattaaaaatagaaatgaataaaGCAATGTGATAAAGAAGAATGATGGATTAAGATGATATTGTTTGAATTGATAAAATGATTTGAATCTATCCCTTTTTGTGGCATGAATTTTGGTGTGGCCTTAACTTCCAACTTGAGAAAGAGATTTGATTTGCTGTTGTGCACCAATCACTCAAACTCTTTTTTGTGTGGTAAAGAGTAACATTGAGTTGCTACTTAGCATACACACCACTTTTCCCTTTCAAATCTTACCTATCCCAACAAAATCACTTAATCAAACACCAcaattctttattatttccccacacatcaaaataaataattattttgttatcaaATCTTTGTCCAATAGTGAAACAATTCCTTGACAAAATCATCTACCacattactttttaaaaagtCTAAAAGTTCAATCCACACAaaccctttttctttctctctcatctATCAAACTATcattaccaaattaaaaataccacactttttttcatatttaaataattaaatccaTGTGACTTTTttcacttaatatttttattatgtcttTGCACTTGTAGTTTTCCACCCCAATTGTGTTGTGTCCCTT
This portion of the Vigna unguiculata cultivar IT97K-499-35 chromosome 6, ASM411807v1, whole genome shotgun sequence genome encodes:
- the LOC114188193 gene encoding truncated FRIGIDA-like protein 1, with translation MDTLNTISTALNLVDSKKENLKKAFDDLQSLLSPLPLAWPDLDSHFTSLHHSLSHRLHLLQSQILTLTTTPIPDPPAQTPIEAHFSSNPKIPSSNHVESSPGVSPQNDAVPGSVTPGNELVVLCEKMDGVGLRNYVNDNFLDMARVQAELPGAFRHAPDAGMMVLDALEGFHGDGNGLKKWELRNMRKSCVVLLRQFRVAALSLSAEASLRAVKLAQAWKEKLVGDDNNVFEALGLLHLIASFGLVSEFSWDELVDFSVVAPANEDFPELCRAIGLTEKVPDIVQKLIDKDKHIPAVKYILEFNLADQIPPVPVLEAAVDEAKKLARKLSEEGNSSSESTAREIHTLKLVIKIIENYKLESEHLRATVEQRIEQLKRQKTNNKRSTAAPASKPQHKQQQQQQKRNMQKQQQPRIKHPRASAPIVPAAVLKNVNSAMHHYQQPRVHPSGLFPEHPNPYRSSSAMPFGMMASTPKFLPYAGPSAGSYYGHDGVPMGPRGNPNVSGSHLSSSEPHVPTGGYYDRTSTFGGIGLQHHYQASYYPQ